In Halobacterium noricense, the genomic stretch GACGACTACGAGGAACTGGAGCGCGTGCTCCGCGACGCCGCCGACGACTGCGACCTCGTGCTCTCCTCGGGGTCGACCTCCGCGAGCGCGGTCGACGTCGTCTACCAGGTCGTCGAGGAGCGCGGCGAACTCCGCCTGCACGGCGTCAGCGTCAAACCCGGGAAGCCGATGCTCGTCGGCGAGATGGGTGGGTCCGCGTACGTCGGCCTCCCCGGCTACCCAGTGTCTGCACTCACCATCTTCCGGACGTTCGTCGCGCCGAAGATTCGAGCTGCCGCTGGGCTCCCCGAGCCGCGCTCGGCGACCGTGGAGGGGCAGATGGCGGTGCGCGAGCGCTACAGCGAAGGGCGCACGCGCCTGATGCCCGCGGGCCTCGTGGAGTCCGGGGACGGCGAAACGCTCGTCTACCCCGTGGACAAGGGCTCGGGCGCGACCACGAGCCTCGTGGAGGCCGACGGCACCGTGACTGTCGATGCGGACACGGAGTACCTCGACGAGGGCGAAACCGTCGAAGTCGAGTTGTTCTCGCCGGACGTCCGCCCGCCGTCGGTGTTCGCCGTCGGCGAGCGCGACCCCGGGTTCGACCGCGTGCTCGACCGCCTCTCGAACCCGCGGTTCCTCGGGCTGGGCTCCCGCGAGGGCGCGAGACGCCTCCGGAACGGCGTGCCGGACGTCGCCGTAACGACCGATGGACGGGGCGAGGGCGCTGCGCCGGAGGGGCAGCGAGATGGAGGCGGCGATAGCGAGGCGCGACGCGCCTCGGACCATTCGAGCGGGCAAAGCCCGCGAGAAGAAGCCGCCGGAGTGCGTGAGGAACTCGCGTCGTGGACGCGCAAATGGGGACTCGTCGTCCCCGCGGGCAACCCGCTCGCCGTCTCCGGCATCGCGGACCTCCTGGACGCGGACGTGACGCTGTCGAACCGCACCGGCGCGAGCGGGCTCCGCGACGCGCTCGACGACGCGCTCGCGGCGTTGGCCGACGAGCGCGACAGCGACCGCCGCACGCTCGCCGAGGACATCGACGGCTACGAGCGCGAGACGAAAGGCACGGAGAGCCCCGCACGAGCGGTGCTTGAGGGCGACGCGGACGCCGGGCTCGCGTTGCGCGCGACGGCGGACCGCCTCGGCCTCGAATTCGTGCCGGTCGGCGAGCAGACGGTGCGTGCGCTGGCGAACCCCGAGCGCGTCGAGAAAGCGGGCGTGCGGGAACTTGCGGACGTCCTCGACGATTTGGAATCCGTGTTCGCTGACCTCGCGGGCTACGCGGCTTAGTCCGCGCTCCGGGGCGCGAGGAAGAGGTCGTCGAAGGACTCGACGCGGTGGTCGCCGAGCACGCAGTGCCCGCGCTTGTGCGGGTCGTGGCGCTCGACGTGGACGCCGTCGAGGCCAGCGTTGCGGGCGGCCCCAACGTCGCTCTCGGCGTCGCCGACGTAGACGCCGTCGTGGTCCGGGCCAGCGTCGAGGTCGCTGAGTGCGAGCTCGATGGGGCGCGGGTCGGGCTTCCAGCCGGTGTCGTCGTCACAGCAGACCACGACGTCGAACCAGTCGCCGATGTCGAGGCTGTCCATCACGGGCTCGGTGAGGAACTCCGCACAGTGCGTGACGACGCCGACCGGGCCGTCGAGGTCCGCGACCTGTGCGGCGTC encodes the following:
- a CDS encoding molybdopterin biosynthesis protein is translated as MSDRKQFRDLASPEEAREVIAGLDLSPGVERVDLDDADGRVLADRIDARLDVPGFDRAKVDGYALRAADTFGASETDPVEVECVGDIHAGSEPDVSVDEGTCAEISTGAPVPPGADAVVMVERTARDGDTVTVRTSLAPGDGVMVAGADVAAGDRVLGPGTLLTSREIGLLAALGVESLSVRAKPRVGIVSTGDELVRPGGEVSHRAGQIYDVNSYSIAAAVRDAGGEPVLYPHAGDDYEELERVLRDAADDCDLVLSSGSTSASAVDVVYQVVEERGELRLHGVSVKPGKPMLVGEMGGSAYVGLPGYPVSALTIFRTFVAPKIRAAAGLPEPRSATVEGQMAVRERYSEGRTRLMPAGLVESGDGETLVYPVDKGSGATTSLVEADGTVTVDADTEYLDEGETVEVELFSPDVRPPSVFAVGERDPGFDRVLDRLSNPRFLGLGSREGARRLRNGVPDVAVTTDGRGEGAAPEGQRDGGGDSEARRASDHSSGQSPREEAAGVREELASWTRKWGLVVPAGNPLAVSGIADLLDADVTLSNRTGASGLRDALDDALAALADERDSDRRTLAEDIDGYERETKGTESPARAVLEGDADAGLALRATADRLGLEFVPVGEQTVRALANPERVEKAGVRELADVLDDLESVFADLAGYAA
- a CDS encoding HAD family hydrolase, giving the protein MQPADYDVWLFDLDGTLVDTEWSYTREVFDRVGDRVGHEFSDYQAEVLWHGLGGSRDAQLREWGFEPSAFWDAFHDVEDPVARAEATYLYDDAAQVADLDGPVGVVTHCAEFLTEPVMDSLDIGDWFDVVVCCDDDTGWKPDPRPIELALSDLDAGPDHDGVYVGDAESDVGAARNAGLDGVHVERHDPHKRGHCVLGDHRVESFDDLFLAPRSAD